CAGGGACCTTTGCCCGGCCGTCAGGGCCTGCCGGTATTCCGGCCAGGAAGGCTTGGGGATCTGCAGATAACAGGCATTGGCGGCCTCCTCCCGCAGCAGGCCGGTCAAACTCCCCAGGGCGTCAAGCTCCACCACGCCGCCGGTGTTGGCCTGAGTGCTGCGCGACAAGCCCAGGTCCTTGATAGCGGCGCTGTTGACCCATCCGGTGTGCCAGTCCTTGCTCCACAAAAATACCGGGTTGGAAGGAGCTATGGCATCCAGATCGTTTTTATGGGGCAGGCGGCCTTCGGCCCAGATGTTCTTGTTCCAGCCGGTGCCGATGACCCATTGCCCCGGTCTTTTTCCCTTGAGATAAGAGAAGACCTTTTCCTGGCAGCCCTTTAGCGATCCGATCCCATCCAAATTGGGCCGGCTGAGCATCAGGGAATAGCCGCAAAAATGGGTGTGGCAGTCGGTGAAGCCCGGCAGGACGGTCATTCCCTGAAGGTCTATGATCTCCGGCTTCAATGATCTGTATCCGGACAGCAGTTCTTTTTTGGTGCCCACCGCCAGGATGGTTCCGGTAAAAGCATCGCAGGCCAGGGCCTCGGCCGTGTTTCTGTCCGCAACGGCATGGATCCTGGCGTTGGTGAAGAGCCTGACCGTTCCGGCCTTAGGCGTTCTCTTCATTGTAATGTTCCCATCGGTCATAGAGATATTTAAGCTCTTTGCGGTTCTTGTCAAAATCGTTCATCAGTTCTTTCATCTTCGCGCCGTCCTTGTAAATGGCGGGATCGGCCAGGCCGCCCTGGTCGGATTCCAGGGACTTCTGCTTTTTTTCCAGCAAATGGATCCGTTCCTCCAGTTCGGCCACCATCCGCTTGTTCTTCCGCTGTTCGGCCGCCTGTTGGGACCGTAGTTTCTTGGATTCCTCCCACAGCGGCCTGTCCGGCGGAAGTTTGGCGGCAGAAGCCTTTTCTTTGACCGGCTGGGGGGCCGCCGCAGCGCCCTGGGCCAGCAGGGATTCTTTTTTCTCCAGATACTCGGTGTAGTTGCCGGGAAATATCCCGATCCGGCCGCCGGCCACTTCCACCACGGTGTCCACCACCTGGTCCAGCAGGTAGCGGTCATGGGTCACCAGCACCACGGCCCCCTGATACTCCTTTAAAGCCTGCTCCAGGATCTCCTTGCCCTTCAGGTCCAGGTGGTTGGTGGGCTCGTCCATTATCAATAGATTGGCCGGCAGCAGCAGGGTGCAGCACAGGGCCAGCCGGGATTTTTCCCCGCCGGACAGCACCGAGATCTTCTTGTAAACGTCGTCGCCGGGGAAGAGAAAGGACCCCAAAATGGTGCGGATCCGCCCCGGCGTTTCCAGCGGGATCACGTCCTCCACCTGCTGGTAGACCGTCTTCTTGTCGTCCAGCATCTCGGCGGTGTGCTGGGCAAAGTAGGCCAGGTGCAGCTGGGGCGATTCCACCATCTCCCCGGAGGTGGGGGCTTCCACCCGGGCCAGCATCTTCAGCAGGGTGGACTTGCCGGCGCCGTTCAAACCCACCAGACCGAGCTTGCGGCCGTTCTCCACCAGCAGGTCCACATTGTTCAAAACCTGTTTGGAGCCGTAATGCTTGGAGACATCCTTCAGGGTCACCATGTTGCGCCCGCAATAGGGGGGCTGGGGCAGGTTCAGCCGGAAACTCTTGACGGTGGAGGGAAGGTCCACCCGCTGCTGCTGGAGTTTCTCGATCATCTTCTCCCGGCTGGTGACCATGGCCCGCTTGATGTAGTTGCCCTTCCATCGGCAGACGAATTCCTTTAAATGCGCGATCTCCTTGTCCTGCTCCACCTGCTGTTTGATCATCTGCTCCCGGCGCTTTTCCTTTTCGGTCAGATACCCGGAATAGTTGGCGTGGTAGATGTCCAGCCGGCCGTGCTCCAGTTCAAAGATCTTCTTGACGGTGCGGTCGATGAAATAACGGTCGTGGGAGATCATCACCGCGGTGCCCTTGAAGCTTTTCAGAAAACCCTCCAGGTATTCCATGGACTCGATGTCCAGGTGGTTGGTGGGCTCGTCCAGGAACAGATAGGAGGGGTCCTGCAGCAGCAGTTTGACCAGGGCCAGCCGCATCTGCCAGCCCCCGGAGAACGTCTCCACCGGGCGGGAGAAGTCATCCTCGGAGAAGCCCAGCCCCTGGAGCACCGACTTGGTGCGGCTTTCCAGCTGGTAGCCGTCCTGGCCCTCGAACAGGTGATGCAGCTCGCCGTAGCGCTCTATCACCGCCGGCAGCTCCGGGTCGTGCTGGGACATTGCGGCCATCAGGTGGGACAGCTCCTCGGCCTCGTCCCGCATGGCATGGCGGTCGGCAAAGACGGAGGAGGCCTCCTCCAGCACCGTCCGGCCCTTGAAGACCACCTCCTGCTGGGGCAGGTAGCCGGTGCGCATCTTTTTGGCCGAGGCAACCCCCCCGGTTGTGGGGCTCTGGAGCCCCAGGGCGATCTTGAACAGGGTGGTCTTGCCGGCTCCGTTGGGGCCCACCAGGGCGATGCGCTCGGAAAGTCCGATGTTCCAGGTGATATCCTTGAAGAGGACCTTTTCGCCGAAGGAGACAGATATGTTGGAAAGTTGTATCATTTGTATGGTGATTTTAGCATAAATAACTATCTAACTTGATTAGGAAAAGTAGAAAGAATATAGTGAATATGGTAAAAACGCAAGTTTTACCAGGTTATGTTCTTTTCTTTTTGTACCGCCAAAAAGAGAAGAACCAAAAGAAAAAGCTCGTCGCTTAAAACTCTCCGGGCCACGCTTACGCAAAAGCTTCAGCAGGCCCGCGTTGCGCTTCTCGTTGATGACGGGCTTGTCTGAACTCGGGCTTTGGCCAAGCCCTCAAACACGCCAGACAAGCTTTTTCCGCCATCAACTACGATGCTCACTGATCGTTTTAACGCGACAACCGTGGTCGGTACCTATTGGTTTCCATGTCTCCTGAACTGATTGGATAATCATTTTAGCATATTTCCCAAAAACTTGCAAACAGCCTTTGCGGCAGGCGCTATGAAACCGGGTTTCGATCCAAGGGCACCATCCTGGTGGCAAGCTTGCCGGTAAGATAGCGGTCGTGGCTTACCATCAAAATTGTTCCGGCATACTCCAACAGGGCCCGCTCCAAGGCCTCGGTTGAATCGATGTCCAGATGATTGGTCGGCTCGTCCAGCAGCAGCACGTTGGCTCCGGATAAAAGCAGACGGGCCAAAATTATCTTGGCCCGTTCCCCGGCCGAGAAGTGATCGGTGGTCTTCAAAACATAGTCCTCCCGCAGCATCAGGGCTCCCAAAAAGGTCCAGGCCTGCTCGGCCGTGCAGCCGCATTTCATCACTTCCTCCAAGGCCGTGGCCGCCGGGTCCAGGACCAGCTGTTCCTGGGGATAGTATCCCAGCACCGCCCGTTTGGCCCAGCGGAACTGTCCGGCATCGGGGTTTAATTCCCCGGCCAGGATCTTGATCAGGGTGCTTTTGCCGCAGCCATTGGGGCCGGTGATGACCAAACGTTCCCCCTGGTGGAGATCAAGGGAAAGGTCTGCCAGCACGGGATGGCTGCCGTACCGCTTGGCCAAGCCGTCAGCGGTCAGGGCATAACCCTGCAATTTGTCAATTTCCGGGAACTTCAGCTTAACCCGCTTTTCCACGAAAGGCTTGTCCGCCTTTTCCCTCTCCAGCTTCTGCTCGATCTTGGTCCTTACCGCTTTGGCCCGCCGGGCCATTTTCTTGGCGTAGCGCTTGGCCTTGTCGTCGGGCTGCTTGTCGCCCGGCTCCCGTTTCCAGCCCCGCTCGGTGCGTTG
The nucleotide sequence above comes from bacterium. Encoded proteins:
- a CDS encoding ABC-F family ATP-binding cassette domain-containing protein, which encodes MIQLSNISVSFGEKVLFKDITWNIGLSERIALVGPNGAGKTTLFKIALGLQSPTTGGVASAKKMRTGYLPQQEVVFKGRTVLEEASSVFADRHAMRDEAEELSHLMAAMSQHDPELPAVIERYGELHHLFEGQDGYQLESRTKSVLQGLGFSEDDFSRPVETFSGGWQMRLALVKLLLQDPSYLFLDEPTNHLDIESMEYLEGFLKSFKGTAVMISHDRYFIDRTVKKIFELEHGRLDIYHANYSGYLTEKEKRREQMIKQQVEQDKEIAHLKEFVCRWKGNYIKRAMVTSREKMIEKLQQQRVDLPSTVKSFRLNLPQPPYCGRNMVTLKDVSKHYGSKQVLNNVDLLVENGRKLGLVGLNGAGKSTLLKMLARVEAPTSGEMVESPQLHLAYFAQHTAEMLDDKKTVYQQVEDVIPLETPGRIRTILGSFLFPGDDVYKKISVLSGGEKSRLALCCTLLLPANLLIMDEPTNHLDLKGKEILEQALKEYQGAVVLVTHDRYLLDQVVDTVVEVAGGRIGIFPGNYTEYLEKKESLLAQGAAAAPQPVKEKASAAKLPPDRPLWEESKKLRSQQAAEQRKNKRMVAELEERIHLLEKKQKSLESDQGGLADPAIYKDGAKMKELMNDFDKNRKELKYLYDRWEHYNEENA